The DNA window CGCCTTGATGACGCGCGCCGGCTCTTCCGTCGCGCGGATCTCGACGAGGATGCGGACACTGACCACGCTGTCGCAAGGTTTGACCGGTTATTAAAACACGAGGCCGTGGCGGACCCGCCCCCTTGGCGCGGCGACCGAGTCAACGCCGTCCTTCGAGTATCGCCTTGAACCTTCGCTTGATCGAAGAGATGTCGCCGGCGTTCTCCAACGTCACCTCCGCGCCGGCGACGACGTCCGCGAGGCCCCACTGGAGCTCGCGTCGGTCGCGTGCCTCGAAACGGTCCCTGTCCTGCGCCTCGTCCGCCCTCCTGCGGGCGAGGACGCGTTTCATGCGTTGGTCGTCGGGCGCCGTTATCGCCACGAGCGTGAAGTCCGTTCCCAGGGTGGCCCGGAAGTATTCCACCTCTGCCATCGACCGGATCCCGTCGATCACGACGACAGGGGCCGGGGACGCGGCCAGGCGTTCGCTCGTCCTCTCGGCCCATATGGCCGCGTGACGCTCTTTCCTCATCGCGTCGGAGACGCTTGACACGTTCTCGTCGGTCACGGGGAGGCCGCGCCTTCGCACTTCTTCCCATACGGCATCCCCCATGCGCTCGACAGGGACGCCGGCTTCCTTCGCAACCTCGGCCGCGATGGATTTCCCGGCGCCTGGAAGACCGGTGATGCCGATGACGCGCACGCGATGCGCTAGGCGCTTCCGGGGAAAAACGTTGCCCTTGTGGCCTTACCTAGACATGTACGCTAAGACACCGGAACGGATGGGAACGGAGTTAGGGCCTCGAAGGTCTCGCTCTTCGTCTCTCCATGAGGGATCCCTCACGCTCGTGAGAAGAAACGAAGACAAAGAACCGGACGGGGATAGAGGGAACGCTGCTGCGGGCACGAAAGAGGAACCCCTTCGGTCGGGACGGATGCAGTCCCGACCAAACGCGTCAGACTGAGTCGGGAAACGAAAGATCACCTTTGGTCTGTCAAAGAGTCGCTGCTGCCGTCGCCCGGCCCTAAGCCGATTCTTCCCCGTCGCCC is part of the Euryarchaeota archaeon genome and encodes:
- a CDS encoding AAA family ATPase, yielding MRVIGITGLPGAGKSIAAEVAKEAGVPVERMGDAVWEEVRRRGLPVTDENVSSVSDAMRKERHAAIWAERTSERLAASPAPVVVIDGIRSMAEVEYFRATLGTDFTLVAITAPDDQRMKRVLARRRADEAQDRDRFEARDRRELQWGLADVVAGAEVTLENAGDISSIKRRFKAILEGRR